From Candidatus Nomurabacteria bacterium, one genomic window encodes:
- a CDS encoding DUF4832 domain-containing protein, producing the protein MKFACKTLIVPVLLFSLLMGSQTAYAATNTQLFVSLMSLFGIDKAYEMWTNAFGKAGSQVGAVIASDTTDLVAHWTFDDGAGTTADDAAGTHDGSLINGPVWSAGKFGSALTFDGVNDYVQVADSADFTRLPLSVSLWFKLDSLPSAQGDNALLIRERTGSSPFYTWSMDVRSYDNKLEFQVHDGSTAYTIASNGTISTGVWYHAVATMSSTGSLTLHLNGTQQTQTANFGSLNTATANMRIGAGSATSHQTKGAIDAVRIYSKVLSGNEIAQLYSTSVDQEVVTTPDPTPTPTVPEPVATIAASASSVVSGGSSVLTWSATDATTCSGSNFSTSGKTSGSASVSPTSNTTYRVTCTGAGGSDSASVSVSVSASTPTPTPAPITPEVVTFQTVNPVALSATTPLSNPGIGLEQAGKVRFASGKWQNDANTAVNDVATIRYVRIPWVAIEENGDNNFNWTVLDSAINAAVTAGKQIGISVMGQSPILGGSCNLEQPIPDWYMAEAEARGQRCTGVGTDGKGTPVGCTYYLTDFTNANNNCAANGGQYTNVWTFNHADPEYIAQQVELIDAIRNRYDKAAWAGKIAYIDVRGGLGAWSELHTENVVLSGTNTKWPMPNNSAKIAIADAYLKFNLIPIVANVRNGETAKEAPVENMWVYLCQQAAQQNKTIGWRTDGIDVTKWVMDPVFNAYPFMNDCWKYGPVYGEPMSGDAEPSTNPETYPSANGEKGYYAFNNLMEYWHFSGFNNKYHTYPGTSLYKAALDEWRSIGGYRLAVTEVTIPKTAAAGDLFTVSAKLKNTGTAPVYRDYYTLSLRFDPRSGGNDIIVPLSGDITQVFPGEGVKTFSKAGVSLASSDTYDVSIGVVQNSAFTQVNPLKLAHRTSDCEVVGGTYWCDLGSVTVSGTAVPTPTYACSDSSDNDGDGLVDYPADPGCTSGTDNDEYNSISTPVTDQIVTPTFSVGTQVRVQTGDGTNLNVRSSAGGTYIGWQVDAARGVIIGGPTTVSGQVWWSVDFNAGVDGWVVEEYLTEYTAPTPAPSAVLSVAPETIDAGESAIVTWSSTNANTCTGTGFSTGGAVSGSKTVAPDTTTTYTLVCSNAAGEATTNTQLVVIEPDTTAPSISNVQVIDVSKNSVRVTWNTDELTTSVVRYGKTLNYGSATNETQTVATDHSVTVSGLSADTAYHIQAVSRDAAGNQVASADMIVTTLATEDQTDPIVRFVPSETGTVSGTISLVAYAYDPEVSGETHSGMAGVQFKLDGSNYGPEDIAAPYERGLDTTAIQDGTHTLQAVARDKAGNIASSPQISLVVDNNPLPPPDVTDPVLTDVAVNDLGYGQYVVVWNTDEPATSLVRYGTSQNSLTASLTDDLLTTAHELSFPGLKARTTYYYAVTSEDAAGNTVTNNIRSFRTSGTLRGVWNLSARSGSVILSWDVDVDADSVLVFRTDNGTQAGPSGQPFTTLAGTETSYHDESTKKGVGYTYTVYTVSAEGEYSEPVSVTYTEISSAAPKLTEAAKNAVRSEQIRRSSGGVDRSALQQRILELTALIQQLQAQLQARLGTTNTSVATRAGLTRALGIGMEGDDVRRLQQALNARNFLIAYTGDGAPGYETTYFGQATLAALKRFQCEEMGICSGTPDTTGYGNVGPTTRAKLNE; encoded by the coding sequence ATGAAATTCGCATGTAAAACCCTGATCGTACCTGTTCTGCTGTTCAGTCTGCTTATGGGTAGTCAGACCGCGTATGCTGCAACAAACACGCAACTATTCGTTTCGTTGATGTCATTGTTCGGCATTGATAAAGCGTATGAGATGTGGACCAATGCCTTCGGTAAGGCAGGTTCTCAGGTGGGTGCGGTCATTGCCAGCGATACCACTGATCTTGTCGCTCACTGGACGTTCGATGATGGGGCTGGCACTACCGCTGATGATGCAGCTGGGACCCACGATGGTTCGCTCATCAACGGACCGGTCTGGAGTGCCGGAAAGTTTGGTTCGGCTCTCACGTTCGATGGTGTGAATGATTACGTGCAGGTAGCAGATAGTGCTGACTTCACTCGTTTGCCACTTTCAGTCTCGCTTTGGTTCAAGTTAGATTCGTTGCCTTCGGCGCAGGGTGATAATGCACTCTTGATCCGTGAGCGTACTGGAAGTTCCCCGTTCTACACCTGGAGTATGGATGTCCGCAGCTACGACAACAAACTGGAGTTTCAAGTGCATGACGGAAGCACAGCCTATACGATCGCGTCAAACGGTACCATCTCAACTGGCGTGTGGTATCACGCAGTTGCAACCATGAGTAGTACAGGCAGTCTCACATTGCACCTAAACGGCACGCAACAAACACAGACAGCCAACTTTGGCAGTTTGAATACAGCAACAGCAAACATGCGGATCGGTGCTGGTTCTGCGACCAGTCATCAAACAAAAGGGGCGATCGATGCAGTGCGTATCTACAGTAAAGTTCTCAGTGGAAATGAGATCGCTCAGTTATACAGCACGAGTGTCGACCAAGAGGTGGTGACGACCCCTGATCCAACACCAACGCCTACGGTGCCGGAACCGGTAGCAACCATTGCCGCTTCTGCTAGTTCGGTCGTGAGTGGTGGATCATCGGTTTTGACCTGGTCTGCTACAGATGCGACCACTTGTTCTGGAAGCAACTTCAGCACCAGCGGCAAGACGAGTGGTAGTGCGAGTGTCTCTCCGACCAGTAACACCACATACCGAGTGACTTGTACGGGCGCAGGCGGATCTGATAGTGCGAGTGTAAGTGTCTCAGTATCGGCATCGACCCCAACCCCAACTCCTGCTCCAATAACTCCTGAGGTGGTCACTTTTCAAACGGTGAACCCAGTTGCGCTTTCAGCTACGACGCCGCTCAGTAATCCTGGGATCGGTCTTGAACAGGCAGGTAAGGTTCGGTTTGCTTCTGGGAAGTGGCAGAATGATGCCAACACTGCGGTAAACGATGTTGCAACCATTCGATACGTTCGTATCCCGTGGGTGGCGATCGAAGAAAATGGTGACAACAACTTCAATTGGACTGTCCTCGATAGTGCGATCAATGCTGCGGTCACAGCTGGCAAGCAGATCGGTATTAGTGTTATGGGGCAGAGTCCTATTTTAGGTGGTTCATGTAACTTGGAGCAACCGATCCCAGATTGGTACATGGCTGAAGCGGAGGCACGTGGTCAGAGATGTACGGGTGTAGGGACTGATGGGAAAGGGACTCCTGTGGGCTGTACGTACTATCTGACAGATTTCACCAATGCTAACAACAATTGTGCGGCAAACGGCGGCCAGTACACCAATGTCTGGACCTTCAACCACGCTGATCCTGAGTACATTGCACAACAGGTTGAATTGATCGATGCAATCAGAAACCGCTATGACAAAGCAGCGTGGGCAGGCAAGATCGCGTACATCGATGTGCGCGGTGGCCTTGGTGCTTGGAGTGAGTTGCACACAGAGAACGTGGTACTGAGCGGCACGAACACCAAGTGGCCAATGCCAAACAACAGCGCGAAGATCGCTATTGCAGATGCATATCTGAAATTCAACCTTATTCCAATTGTGGCAAATGTACGAAATGGAGAAACAGCAAAAGAAGCACCGGTTGAAAATATGTGGGTGTATCTGTGTCAGCAGGCAGCACAGCAAAACAAGACGATCGGTTGGCGAACTGACGGGATCGATGTGACCAAGTGGGTCATGGACCCGGTCTTTAATGCGTATCCGTTCATGAACGACTGTTGGAAGTATGGTCCGGTATATGGTGAGCCGATGTCTGGAGATGCTGAGCCGTCAACAAATCCTGAGACCTATCCTTCTGCGAATGGTGAAAAAGGCTACTACGCCTTTAACAACCTCATGGAGTACTGGCACTTCAGTGGTTTCAATAACAAGTATCATACCTATCCAGGCACGAGCTTATATAAAGCAGCACTTGATGAGTGGCGTTCGATCGGAGGGTATCGACTTGCTGTGACCGAAGTGACCATACCAAAGACCGCAGCTGCTGGTGATTTGTTCACGGTCTCGGCAAAACTCAAGAATACAGGTACAGCGCCAGTCTATCGGGATTACTACACTCTTTCACTTCGGTTCGATCCTCGTTCTGGTGGCAACGATATCATTGTTCCACTTTCTGGTGATATTACCCAGGTCTTCCCAGGCGAAGGTGTGAAGACCTTTAGTAAAGCTGGAGTGTCACTTGCAAGTAGTGACACGTATGATGTATCGATTGGTGTGGTACAGAACAGCGCGTTCACACAAGTGAATCCTCTCAAGCTTGCACATCGAACCTCAGACTGTGAAGTGGTCGGTGGAACGTACTGGTGTGATCTTGGTAGTGTGACGGTTTCAGGAACTGCAGTACCTACACCAACCTATGCTTGTTCTGACTCTAGTGACAATGACGGTGATGGGTTGGTTGATTACCCTGCCGACCCAGGTTGTACTAGTGGTACTGACAATGATGAATACAACAGTATCAGTACGCCGGTCACTGATCAGATCGTAACGCCAACCTTTAGTGTTGGTACGCAGGTGCGTGTACAAACTGGTGATGGTACGAATCTCAATGTTCGTTCGAGTGCAGGCGGGACGTACATCGGCTGGCAAGTTGATGCTGCACGCGGGGTGATCATTGGTGGTCCGACCACGGTCAGTGGTCAGGTATGGTGGAGCGTCGACTTTAATGCTGGGGTAGATGGTTGGGTGGTTGAAGAATATCTCACAGAATATACAGCACCAACCCCTGCACCATCGGCTGTTCTTTCAGTTGCTCCAGAAACTATCGATGCAGGAGAAAGTGCGATCGTGACATGGAGTAGTACTAATGCCAATACGTGTACGGGTACAGGATTTAGTACTGGAGGTGCGGTAAGTGGTAGTAAGACAGTTGCTCCAGACACGACTACAACCTACACATTGGTGTGTAGTAATGCAGCTGGTGAAGCAACTACAAATACGCAATTAGTGGTCATTGAACCTGATACGACTGCGCCGAGCATCAGTAACGTGCAAGTGATCGACGTCTCAAAAAATAGCGTTCGGGTAACCTGGAACACCGATGAATTAACGACAAGTGTTGTGCGGTATGGAAAAACCCTAAACTACGGTAGTGCAACCAATGAGACACAAACCGTCGCAACCGATCACTCGGTGACCGTGTCAGGTCTCTCAGCCGATACTGCATACCACATACAAGCAGTGAGTCGTGACGCAGCCGGCAATCAGGTGGCTTCTGCAGACATGATAGTCACAACGCTCGCAACTGAAGATCAGACTGACCCGATCGTACGCTTCGTGCCAAGTGAAACCGGCACGGTTAGTGGGACGATCAGTCTGGTGGCATACGCATATGACCCTGAGGTTTCGGGTGAGACACATTCAGGTATGGCAGGAGTACAGTTCAAATTGGATGGAAGTAATTATGGTCCAGAGGATATCGCTGCACCATATGAACGAGGACTCGATACTACTGCGATCCAAGATGGTACACATACCTTGCAGGCAGTAGCGAGAGATAAGGCTGGTAATATTGCTTCTTCTCCGCAGATCTCACTTGTAGTAGATAACAATCCGCTGCCACCACCCGATGTTACTGATCCTGTCCTGACTGATGTTGCGGTCAATGACCTTGGGTACGGCCAATACGTAGTGGTCTGGAATACTGATGAACCGGCGACTTCACTGGTGCGCTATGGCACGAGCCAAAACTCACTGACTGCATCACTCACAGATGATCTGCTCACGACCGCACATGAATTATCGTTCCCTGGTCTTAAGGCGCGGACCACGTATTACTACGCAGTCACCTCAGAAGATGCTGCGGGCAACACGGTGACTAATAACATCCGATCATTCCGTACGAGCGGCACCCTTCGTGGTGTCTGGAATCTATCTGCACGGTCTGGTTCAGTCATCTTGTCTTGGGATGTAGATGTTGATGCTGATTCAGTATTGGTCTTCCGAACTGACAATGGAACACAAGCAGGACCGTCGGGGCAACCATTCACGACGCTTGCCGGCACAGAGACTAGCTACCACGATGAATCCACCAAGAAAGGGGTTGGTTACACGTACACCGTGTACACCGTGTCAGCTGAAGGCGAGTACAGTGAACCTGTTAGTGTTACCTATACAGAGATAAGCAGCGCTGCACCGAAACTGACAGAAGCAGCAAAGAATGCGGTGCGATCAGAGCAGATTCGTCGCAGTAGTGGGGGAGTTGACCGATCTGCACTTCAGCAACGCATTCTCGAACTTACCGCTTTGATCCAGCAACTCCAGGCGCAGCTTCAAGCTCGTCTTGGTACCACCAACACCTCAGTAGCTACTCGTGCCGGCCTTACTCGCGCACTTGGTATTGGTATGGAAGGAGATGATGTTCGCCGGCTGCAGCAAGCTCTCAATGCCCGCAATTTCCTTATTGCCTACACTGGAGACGGTGCGCCAGGTTATGAGACTACCTACTTTGGACAAGCAACACTGGCTGCCCTCAAGCGATTCCAGTGTGAAGAAATGGGTATCTGTTCCGGTACTCCAGACACCACCGGCTATGGAAATGTTGGACCAACGACAAGAGCGAAGTTGAATGAATAG
- a CDS encoding carbohydrate kinase family protein, with the protein MSQQYDFVAIGDILIDAFIKLNIDQADVSIDMDTGRKTLHMPFGSKLPYDDVTVVPAVGNSPNAAVSAHRLGLETGLVTNLGHDKFGKECLDALRQEGVHTDFVKIHEDKKTNYHYVLRYGPERTILINHEHYPYSLPDFPVAPKFFYFSSVGEHGLPYHHEIAEYVKNNETKLAFQPGTFQIKVGYEAIKDVYEASEIFFCNKEEAQEILSSTEQDIPTLVRAIRELGPTIPVITDGPNGAFTVDADDQAWHMPMYPDPAPPVDRTGAGDSFSSTFTSAIILGKDPAEALAWGPINSMNVVQHVGAQAGLLSREELLKHLENRPEDYVATKIN; encoded by the coding sequence ATGTCACAGCAATACGATTTCGTCGCGATTGGCGACATTCTCATAGACGCATTTATCAAACTAAACATTGACCAAGCAGATGTATCGATCGATATGGACACTGGTCGCAAGACCTTGCACATGCCATTTGGCAGCAAGCTTCCCTACGACGATGTGACCGTAGTACCTGCAGTTGGCAACTCACCAAACGCTGCCGTCTCAGCGCACCGCCTTGGCCTCGAAACTGGACTAGTGACTAATCTCGGCCACGACAAATTCGGCAAAGAATGTCTCGACGCACTGCGCCAAGAAGGTGTCCATACAGACTTCGTGAAGATCCATGAGGATAAAAAAACCAATTACCACTACGTGCTCCGCTATGGTCCTGAACGCACCATCCTCATCAACCACGAGCACTACCCGTACTCGCTGCCAGATTTCCCGGTTGCACCGAAGTTCTTCTACTTCTCTTCGGTCGGTGAACATGGCCTTCCCTACCACCACGAGATCGCAGAGTATGTGAAGAATAATGAAACAAAGCTTGCGTTTCAACCAGGGACCTTCCAGATCAAGGTGGGATACGAAGCAATCAAAGATGTCTATGAAGCGTCTGAGATCTTCTTCTGCAACAAGGAAGAAGCACAGGAGATCCTCAGCTCTACCGAGCAAGACATCCCAACACTTGTTCGAGCCATTCGAGAACTCGGCCCAACCATTCCAGTGATCACAGACGGACCAAATGGAGCCTTCACTGTCGACGCGGACGACCAAGCCTGGCACATGCCAATGTATCCAGATCCAGCGCCACCAGTAGATCGTACCGGTGCTGGAGACTCATTCTCCTCAACCTTCACCAGCGCGATCATCCTCGGAAAAGACCCAGCCGAAGCACTTGCCTGGGGCCCGATCAATTCGATGAATGTTGTGCAACATGTCGGTGCGCAAGCTGGACTCCTCTCTCGTGAAGAGTTGCTCAAGCATCTTGAAAACAGACCAGAAGACTACGTAGCTACGAAGATAAACTAA
- a CDS encoding transketolase family protein yields the protein MFADHLQPNLSNGEVERTPTRHGYGEGLLEAGKRDERVVALCCDLTESTQTHHFANAFPNRFVQVGIAEQSMASVASGMAAMGKIPFIASYAMFSPGRSWEQIRTTICYNNSNVKVVGAHAGVSVGPDGATHQAIEDMAIMRVIPNMVVIAPADVHEARKATLAAAKYDGPVYFRLGRSATPVVTTPESPFEIGKAERMYSRDEAHEQKVGIVVTGSLLYNAIMAAKELNENGIGASVLHMATIKPLDGDVLVEFAAEHGALVTVEEHQITGGLGSAVAEHLAECCPTKLARVGVKDRFGESGEPDELISHFGMDVPAIVEAAKRILS from the coding sequence ATGTTTGCAGATCATCTACAACCAAATCTTTCAAATGGAGAAGTTGAACGTACACCAACTCGTCATGGGTATGGTGAAGGTTTGCTGGAGGCAGGAAAACGTGACGAGCGTGTCGTCGCGCTTTGCTGCGATTTGACTGAATCAACTCAAACACATCACTTTGCAAATGCCTTTCCAAATCGTTTTGTGCAGGTAGGTATTGCTGAGCAGAGTATGGCATCGGTTGCCTCTGGTATGGCGGCAATGGGAAAGATCCCGTTTATCGCTTCATACGCCATGTTCTCTCCTGGTCGCAGTTGGGAGCAGATCCGTACGACCATTTGTTACAACAACAGTAACGTAAAGGTGGTAGGGGCACACGCAGGTGTATCAGTTGGGCCAGATGGCGCAACCCACCAAGCGATCGAAGACATGGCGATCATGCGAGTGATCCCAAATATGGTCGTGATCGCACCAGCTGATGTGCATGAGGCACGCAAGGCAACACTGGCTGCGGCTAAATATGACGGGCCGGTATACTTCCGTCTGGGACGTAGTGCGACTCCGGTCGTAACCACCCCTGAGTCACCATTTGAGATCGGAAAAGCTGAGCGCATGTATTCTCGCGATGAAGCGCATGAGCAAAAGGTTGGTATCGTGGTGACTGGGTCGTTACTCTACAATGCGATTATGGCCGCCAAAGAGCTTAATGAAAATGGTATCGGTGCGTCAGTTTTGCATATGGCAACGATCAAGCCACTCGATGGCGATGTGCTCGTAGAATTTGCTGCGGAGCACGGAGCACTTGTGACAGTAGAAGAGCATCAGATCACGGGTGGGCTTGGTAGCGCAGTCGCTGAACACTTGGCAGAATGCTGCCCAACCAAACTTGCGCGAGTGGGTGTAAAGGATCGCTTCGGTGAATCGGGTGAACCAGATGAACTCATCTCTCACTTTGGCATGGATGTGCCTGCGATAGTGGAGGCTGCGAAGCGGATTCTCTCTTAA
- a CDS encoding transketolase, with the protein MQYLTSDEVQDLERKANEIRQSIIEMLTEAGSGHTAGPLGMADIFTLLYFGVLKHDPKNPDWEERDRVILSNGHICPVLYATLAHAGYFPVEELLTLRKLGSRLQGHPHRGALPGIETSSGPLGSGLSQAVGMALAERIDNPYSSKFFYCLTGDGELDEGQIWEALMHAGKEQLHNLIVIIDRNGIQIDGYTKDVMPLEPLAEKLAAFNFDVQEVDGHNIRSVNDAIGKAQAVYNQPSVIIAHTVASRGVDVFERDFRWHGNPPGKGPEDRVAKSEQARTALQKLRTLAGTIEAQDS; encoded by the coding sequence ATGCAGTACCTTACCTCAGATGAAGTTCAAGATCTTGAACGAAAGGCGAACGAGATTCGTCAAAGTATTATTGAGATGCTCACCGAAGCTGGAAGTGGACATACGGCCGGACCGCTTGGTATGGCAGATATTTTCACCCTGCTGTATTTTGGTGTCCTTAAGCATGACCCAAAGAATCCTGATTGGGAAGAGCGTGACCGTGTGATCCTTTCAAACGGCCACATTTGTCCAGTTTTGTATGCAACACTGGCACACGCTGGATATTTCCCGGTGGAAGAATTGTTAACGCTTCGAAAGCTCGGTTCACGCCTCCAAGGGCACCCACATCGTGGCGCGCTGCCCGGCATTGAGACGAGTTCTGGACCGCTTGGTTCTGGTTTGTCGCAAGCGGTTGGCATGGCGCTCGCAGAGCGTATCGATAATCCATACTCCTCAAAATTCTTCTATTGTCTCACGGGTGACGGAGAGCTTGATGAAGGACAGATCTGGGAAGCGCTTATGCACGCCGGCAAGGAACAGCTCCACAATTTGATCGTGATCATCGACCGAAATGGTATTCAGATCGATGGGTACACCAAAGATGTGATGCCGCTTGAGCCACTCGCTGAGAAGCTTGCTGCTTTTAACTTTGATGTTCAGGAAGTCGATGGTCATAATATTCGTTCGGTAAACGACGCTATTGGTAAGGCGCAAGCGGTATACAATCAACCATCGGTGATCATTGCGCATACAGTTGCATCTCGTGGTGTTGATGTGTTTGAGCGCGATTTCCGTTGGCATGGTAACCCTCCAGGAAAGGGACCAGAAGATCGCGTGGCAAAGAGTGAACAGGCGCGCACAGCCCTCCAGAAACTCCGCACCTTAGCCGGTACTATTGAAGCTCAGGACTCATAA
- a CDS encoding RpiB/LacA/LacB family sugar-phosphate isomerase, which yields MKIHLATDHAGFHHKQAIAAWLRAEGYKVVDHGAASLDSEDDFPDFISKAAEAVSKHHKKDRGIILGGSGQGEAMLANRYPQVRAVVFYGGDTSIPKLSRQHNDSNVLSIGARFADINVTKQVIWEWLHTDPLPDTKYARRNKKIEVITKDIHS from the coding sequence ATGAAGATCCATCTCGCAACAGATCATGCCGGCTTTCATCACAAGCAGGCGATTGCTGCGTGGTTGCGAGCTGAGGGATACAAAGTAGTGGACCACGGTGCTGCCTCACTTGATTCGGAGGATGATTTTCCAGACTTCATCAGCAAAGCTGCAGAAGCGGTGAGTAAGCACCACAAGAAAGATAGAGGGATCATCTTAGGTGGTTCTGGACAGGGTGAGGCGATGCTTGCAAATCGATACCCGCAAGTTCGCGCAGTGGTTTTTTATGGTGGAGACACATCCATCCCAAAACTATCTCGCCAGCATAATGATTCAAATGTACTGTCGATCGGTGCGCGTTTTGCGGACATTAACGTCACTAAGCAAGTGATCTGGGAATGGCTACATACTGATCCACTGCCTGACACAAAATACGCACGACGTAACAAGAAGATCGAAGTTATCACTAAAGACATCCATTCATGA
- the gap gene encoding type I glyceraldehyde-3-phosphate dehydrogenase: MVRVAINGFGRIGRTFMRTAFGHADFEVVAVNDLGSLENLAYLLKYDSVYGRSPFEVKVDGGKLKVGGKEIAFLQEREPEKLPWGDLNIDIVVESTGFFTTYEGSKKHLAAGAKRVVISAPAKDDPAAAGVQGATVLMGVNNDQLATCQISSNASCTTNATSPVIAILKEAIGIEKAVLNTVHAYTASQSLVDGPAKKDLRTGRAAALNIVPASTGAAIATTKAHPELEGKFDGMAMRVPVPVGSIVDVTFIAARDTTVEEVNTALQKAAGDKRWQHIFAATDEPIVSSDIIGSRVGSIADLSFTRVVGGNLVKVLAWYDNETSYTQTLVEHVAAAAKHVK, from the coding sequence ATGGTACGGGTAGCAATTAATGGTTTTGGTCGAATTGGACGTACGTTTATGCGGACGGCTTTTGGTCATGCAGATTTTGAAGTAGTAGCGGTAAATGATCTCGGTTCTCTAGAGAATCTGGCATACCTCCTGAAGTATGACTCAGTCTACGGCCGTAGTCCTTTTGAGGTGAAGGTGGACGGCGGAAAGCTCAAGGTGGGCGGCAAAGAGATCGCGTTTCTACAGGAGCGTGAACCAGAAAAGTTGCCGTGGGGTGATCTCAACATTGATATTGTGGTTGAATCAACTGGTTTCTTCACTACCTACGAAGGATCAAAGAAGCATCTCGCTGCTGGCGCTAAGCGAGTCGTGATCTCTGCGCCAGCGAAGGATGACCCGGCAGCGGCAGGGGTGCAAGGCGCAACGGTACTCATGGGAGTGAATAATGATCAGCTTGCTACCTGTCAGATCTCTTCAAATGCATCTTGTACAACTAACGCTACCAGTCCAGTGATCGCAATTCTAAAAGAAGCGATCGGTATCGAGAAAGCGGTGCTCAATACAGTACACGCATACACAGCCTCGCAGTCGCTTGTTGATGGCCCAGCTAAGAAAGACCTGCGCACTGGTCGAGCAGCTGCGCTCAACATCGTACCAGCTTCTACAGGAGCAGCTATTGCGACGACTAAGGCGCATCCTGAACTCGAAGGGAAGTTTGATGGTATGGCCATGCGTGTGCCAGTGCCCGTTGGTTCGATCGTTGATGTGACCTTTATCGCAGCTCGTGATACGACTGTTGAAGAGGTGAACACCGCGCTTCAGAAAGCAGCTGGTGATAAGCGCTGGCAGCATATCTTTGCTGCAACCGATGAACCGATCGTGTCGTCAGATATCATTGGATCACGCGTTGGTTCCATTGCTGACCTTTCGTTCACGCGAGTGGTTGGAGGCAATCTCGTAAAAGTGCTCGCCTGGTACGACAATGAGACCAGCTACACACAGACGTTGGTTGAGCATGTTGCAGCTGCTGCGAAGCACGTAAAATAA
- a CDS encoding fibronectin type III domain-containing protein, translating to MKYLFSCVCILLLSVQAAFAQVNSNTFTIRMYGGVDATAPSTPTLLTATPITTSQIDLAWSASTDNYSVAGYNVFRDGTAIATTSLLSYSDTGLTASTTYAYTVRAFDPSYNYSSSSNTLATTTPDVYIPPTPTSTEEVPQQGTVARLVLDELVIDTGVSTTSLQLATARPTRIEIRWGRTASYELGYIVSNVYAKEHGVMLTDLEPGTTYEYEIVGYTPFGLEAVLKTGSFTTDTVHVVSAPENVSRFLATPQGDSVQLTWQLPQQENVDFVRIVRSHLGFPEHPQDGAIVYQGLGGSAFDEGVLRQYSPVYYTAFVYDVEGNVSSGAVVMVYAIDSTDPQIPITTGVGLSDSDHVPGIQSVVPEATSSVVTERLTPDMKMPELTDITITQGANRYSMLDRSIELYGEESFMISLPVEAVAGNLKTIVVSVLDPTDNRRAYSYLLRINRDRTAYEAVIPAVVVHGASQIKISIYDYEALVVGAYQTPVMFVEGSSAAAGSHVVFPDVFFEQPLWLVPLILLLLILILLLILVLKRSREREADPSEDKN from the coding sequence ATGAAATACCTGTTTTCGTGCGTGTGTATCTTGCTGCTTAGTGTGCAGGCCGCTTTTGCGCAAGTTAATTCAAACACATTCACGATCAGGATGTACGGTGGGGTCGATGCGACTGCCCCGAGCACGCCGACTTTGCTGACAGCTACACCGATCACCACCAGTCAGATCGATCTGGCTTGGTCCGCATCGACCGATAATTATTCTGTTGCTGGATACAACGTATTTCGTGATGGAACAGCGATAGCGACTACGTCACTCCTTAGTTATTCTGATACTGGCCTCACAGCGAGTACGACATACGCATACACAGTTCGTGCATTTGACCCGTCATACAACTACTCCAGTTCTTCCAATACATTAGCGACCACGACGCCAGATGTTTATATTCCACCGACACCGACCAGTACTGAAGAAGTACCGCAGCAAGGGACCGTTGCTCGGTTGGTGCTTGATGAGTTAGTGATCGATACTGGAGTGTCGACCACGAGCCTACAGCTTGCAACCGCTAGACCAACTCGGATCGAGATCCGGTGGGGTAGGACTGCTTCATACGAACTTGGCTATATCGTCAGTAACGTGTATGCCAAGGAACACGGTGTCATGCTGACCGATCTTGAACCGGGCACAACGTACGAGTATGAGATCGTCGGCTATACGCCGTTTGGTCTAGAGGCGGTCTTAAAGACCGGTTCGTTCACGACTGATACTGTGCATGTGGTCTCAGCTCCCGAGAACGTCTCGCGATTTCTGGCTACACCACAAGGGGACTCGGTGCAGCTCACCTGGCAGTTACCGCAGCAGGAAAATGTAGACTTTGTGCGCATTGTACGAAGTCATCTGGGTTTCCCTGAACATCCGCAAGATGGCGCGATCGTGTACCAAGGTCTTGGTGGAAGTGCCTTTGATGAAGGAGTTCTCAGACAATACTCACCAGTCTATTACACTGCATTTGTATACGATGTTGAGGGAAATGTGTCTTCTGGGGCAGTGGTAATGGTGTATGCAATAGACAGCACAGATCCACAGATACCTATCACAACTGGTGTTGGTCTGTCGGATTCAGATCACGTGCCCGGTATTCAAAGTGTAGTACCTGAAGCCACATCAAGTGTGGTCACTGAACGTCTGACGCCAGACATGAAGATGCCGGAACTGACTGATATCACCATCACTCAAGGAGCGAATCGATACTCTATGCTTGATCGATCAATAGAGTTGTACGGTGAAGAATCGTTCATGATCTCACTTCCGGTTGAAGCGGTTGCAGGCAATCTGAAGACCATTGTTGTGAGTGTGCTCGATCCAACTGACAATCGACGTGCTTATTCATACCTACTTCGAATCAATCGCGACCGGACTGCGTATGAAGCAGTGATACCAGCTGTTGTAGTGCATGGTGCCTCACAGATCAAGATCTCTATTTACGATTACGAAGCGCTTGTGGTCGGGGCCTATCAGACCCCGGTCATGTTTGTTGAGGGATCGTCTGCGGCAGCTGGTTCTCACGTGGTCTTTCCAGACGTATTTTTTGAGCAGCCGCTTTGGCTTGTGCCGCTCATCTTGCTGCTCTTGATCTTGATACTCTTACTTATTCTAGTACTGAAGCGATCAAGAGAGCGTGAGGCTGATCCCTCTGAGGATAAGAACTAA